The DNA region CTGGCCCAGGTGAGCGACACCGGCGCCATCGAGGCGGTGGTGGACGACATCCTCGCGAAGAACGCGGGGGAGATTGAGAAGTACCGCGCCGGCAAGAAGCAGGTGTTCGGTTTCTTCGTGGGCCAGGTGATGCGGGCCATGAAGGGCAAGGGCAACCCCGCCCTGGTCAACGAGCTGCTGAAGAAGAAGCTCGGCGACTAAGGCGTGCCGTGTGCCGCGGTGGGGACGATGGCGTGCACCACGTCCTCCTCCTGCGTCGTCTGGGCCTGGGCGAGCACGCGCACGTCGCCGGAGGCCGTGCGCTCCAGGATGTGTGAGGCGGCTTCGAAGGTGCCGCCGAGCAGACTGCCCACCTGCTGCGCGCTCACCACGTAGCGCACGTTCCGGAGCGTGCGGAGCTGCGCGGGCAGGCCTTCGTGTCGCCAGCGCTCGCCTTGGGCAGAGCGTGCCCATGGCCCGGCGTGGATGGCGGGATGGGCGAGGACATCCACTCGCATGGCGTCGAGGTATTGCGCGCAGGGGGCGAACCAGGGCTCGTCGCGGGTATGCGGCTGGGCGAAGCCGTCATAACCGATGAGGGTCGCCAGCTTTCCGAAGGGCGTCTGGAGCACGGCCAGGTCCTCCGGGCGGCCAGGGCTCAGGTGCAGCCCGTCTTCCCAGGAGGGCACCAGGTTGGCCTTGCGCGCAGCCGCGACGCAGTTGCCTTCGGGCGAGAAGGTGTAGCTGGTGTTGTAGGTGCGCGCGCTGAAGGGCTCGAAGTCCGGCGAGCCCTCCCCCCGGCGGCCGGCGGGCAGCAGCGCACTGCCCGCCACCACCCACAGGCCGAAATCCCGCGCGATGCCAGAGAAGGTGTTCCACAGCGTCCGGTGCACGAGGGGCGCTCGCGCGGCGTAGATGCACTCCGTCAGCGACGGTGGCCGGAAGTCGCTCCAGGCATTCCACACCCCCCAGGCCTCGGAGAGGCGCACGCGTTTCAGTGCACCCTGGAGTGAGGTGCTTTGCCGCACGCGGTGCATGTGGCCCAGGAACAGCAACGGCGCCCCCACCGACTCCGGCCACACGGCGAGCGCTGGATAGCGCGGCTGGCCTGACGCATCCCGGGCGCGCAGGGCATCCACCTTCGCGGCCAGCGCACGGTGTCGCGCGGCGAAGGCCGCCGGAGAGGCGTAGTCCTCCAGCGAGACGCGGGGCTGGAGGGCGAACAGTTCGACGAGGTCGGTGGCCGTGTCCACGGTGCGTTACTTCAGCAAGCCATTCTCGCGCAGCCGCTGCTTGAGGAAGGCATCCGCGGTGATGGGCGCGTGGCGCGCCGGGGTGTCCGCCGTCTGGGTGCAGGGCAGCGCCTGGAGCACGCAGTCCGCGTAGGGATGGACGAAGAAGGGCATCGAGTAGCGCACCGTGTCCTCTTCCTTGCTGCGCGGGTTCACCACCCGGTGCGTAGTGGCGGGGATGATTTCGTTCGTCACGCGGCTGAGCATGTCGCCCGAGTCGACGACAATCTGTCCGCGCAGTGTGTCCACCGGCAGCCACTCCCCGTCGCGGGTGAGCAGCTCCAGGCCGGACGCCGTGCCCTCGCAGAGGAGGGTGATGAGGTTGATGTCCTCATGCTCGGCGGCGCGCACGCCCCCGGGGATGAAGCGCTCCTTCAGCGGCGGGTAGTGGATGAGCCGCAGCACGGAGTTGCCGTCCGTGGCCATGCCGCTGAAGGTGTCGCGCGCCACGCCGAAGTACTCGGCCAGCGCCTGGAGCATGACGCCCGCCGCGCCATCCAGCGCGTTGAAGAGCGACAGCGTGTGCTCGCGGAAGGTGGACACCTCGGTGGGCCACACGTTGGGGCCATAGAGCGCGTGGTACTTGTGGTCAGGTGGGAGCTCGCGGCCCACGTGCCAGAACTCCTTCAGGTCTCCCACCTGGCGGTTCTTCGCGTGCTCCTGACCGTAGCCGATGTAGCCGCGCTGGCCGCCGTGCCCCGCCTGGGCGTACTGGGCCTTGGTGGCCTCGGGCAGGGCGAAGAAGCGCTCCACGTCCGTGTACGTGCGCCGGATGAGGCCGTCGTCGATGCCGTGGCCTTCCACCGTGACGAAGCCGAACTCCTTGATGCCGTCGCCGAACACCTGCACGAAGCGGGCGCGCTCCTGGGGTGTGCCCGTGCGGTAATGGGACAGGTTGACGACGGGGATGCGGCGCTGGGTTGGCGACATGGCGCCGCACTTTAACCACCGTGATGGATTGTCGGCACGCACAGCGTC from Myxococcus xanthus includes:
- a CDS encoding carbon-nitrogen hydrolase family protein; translation: MDTATDLVELFALQPRVSLEDYASPAAFAARHRALAAKVDALRARDASGQPRYPALAVWPESVGAPLLFLGHMHRVRQSTSLQGALKRVRLSEAWGVWNAWSDFRPPSLTECIYAARAPLVHRTLWNTFSGIARDFGLWVVAGSALLPAGRRGEGSPDFEPFSARTYNTSYTFSPEGNCVAAARKANLVPSWEDGLHLSPGRPEDLAVLQTPFGKLATLIGYDGFAQPHTRDEPWFAPCAQYLDAMRVDVLAHPAIHAGPWARSAQGERWRHEGLPAQLRTLRNVRYVVSAQQVGSLLGGTFEAASHILERTASGDVRVLAQAQTTQEEDVVHAIVPTAAHGTP
- a CDS encoding isopenicillin N synthase family dioxygenase, with translation MSPTQRRIPVVNLSHYRTGTPQERARFVQVFGDGIKEFGFVTVEGHGIDDGLIRRTYTDVERFFALPEATKAQYAQAGHGGQRGYIGYGQEHAKNRQVGDLKEFWHVGRELPPDHKYHALYGPNVWPTEVSTFREHTLSLFNALDGAAGVMLQALAEYFGVARDTFSGMATDGNSVLRLIHYPPLKERFIPGGVRAAEHEDINLITLLCEGTASGLELLTRDGEWLPVDTLRGQIVVDSGDMLSRVTNEIIPATTHRVVNPRSKEEDTVRYSMPFFVHPYADCVLQALPCTQTADTPARHAPITADAFLKQRLRENGLLK